A part of Rhopalosiphum maidis isolate BTI-1 chromosome 3, ASM367621v3, whole genome shotgun sequence genomic DNA contains:
- the LOC113560016 gene encoding LOW QUALITY PROTEIN: KRAB-A domain-containing protein 2-like (The sequence of the model RefSeq protein was modified relative to this genomic sequence to represent the inferred CDS: inserted 1 base in 1 codon; substituted 1 base at 1 genomic stop codon), which translates to MDFERVSITVNDVNEVKDVIPRMENKFKAAIDKIVSSKKRGDNIFYFSFEEYNNKIQKIKELKIGTLKKTVTNKRLIRKYDVVSIGGKEKLIKPIVDNESDVLYYVTVDELFEVIHAAHLSVGHGGRNRMMAVLKTKYCNVTTEAVMAYLGLCSNCQVKQSNPKRGHVTKPILHSAFNSRAQINLIDIQSQNYNNYRYIMNYQDHLMKFVILKPLKTKRAEEIALNLIDIYTIFGAPAILHSDNGREFVNSIITNLNEMWGDIKIVHGKPXSXTQGSIERANRDVEEILASWMTDNKSKDWPMALKFVQFQKNRALNSGIGRSPYEAMFGCTARTGLASVGIPYDEINLSQK; encoded by the exons ATGGACTTTGAACGTGTATCTATTACGGTAAATGATGTAAACGAGGTAAAAGACGTCATTCCCCG tatggaGAACAAATTTAAAGCAGCAATTGACAAAATTGTCAGCAGTAAAAAGAGAGgtgacaatatattttattttagttttgaagaATACAACAACaagattcaaaaaataaaagaattaaaaattggaACACTAAAAAAAACGGTAACGAATAAAAGACTTATACGTAAATATGATGTTGTGTCAATTGGGggaaaagaaaaattgattaaaccTATAGTTGATAATGAATCTGACGTTTTATATTACGTCACAGTAGACGAGTTGTTTGAAGTAATTCATGCCGCACATTTATCAGTAGGGCATGGTGGTAGAAATAGGATGATGGCtgtgttaaaaacaaaatattgtaatgtgaCAACGGAGGCAGTTATGGCATATTTAGGTTTATGCAGTAATTGTCAAGTAAAACAATCAAATCCGAAAAGAGGGCATGTGACAAAACCAATTCTACATTCCGCATTTAATTCAAGAGcgcaaattaatttgattgacATACAATctcaaaactataataattatcgctatataatgaattatcaagatcatttaatgaaatttgttattttaaaacctcTGAAGACAAAAAGGGCCGAAGAAATcgctttaaatttgatagatatttatacaatatttggtGCACCCGCTATACTCCACTCGGATAATGGTCGTGAGTTTGTTAAttctattataacaaatttaaatgaaatgtggGGAGACATCAAAATTGTGCATGGCAAGC CGTCATAGACCCAAGGATCAATTGAACGCGCGAATAGGGACGTTGAAGAAATTTTGGCTTCTTGGATGActgataataaatcaaaagacTGGCCAATGGCATTAAAATTTGtgcaatttcaaaaaaatcggGCTTTGAACTCAG gtattggAAGATCACCATACGAGGCGATGTTTGGTTGTACAGCGAGAACAGGGTTAGCTTCAGTAGGGATACCTTACGATGAAATAAACTTAAGTCAGAAG
- the LOC113560017 gene encoding uncharacterized protein LOC113560017 has protein sequence MLRLTNEKFSKLDVGTTVRVPIPDVDRARGSPRNLLAVIISCENDMYKLCTEYGVLKHKYTRAQISPCKEKFLELDEAMKKIKDREITLREAAGHGIAGHQGLNRCNCKTGCGTKKCACNAAEMLCSSKCHGNQNCHNKSLV, from the exons ATGTTGAGATTGACTAACGAAAAATTTTCAAAGCTTGATGTCGGTACAACTGTTCGTGTCCCAATACCAGATGTCGATAGAGCACGAGGTTCTCCGCGTAATTTACTTGCTGTTATTATTTCATGCGAAAATgacatgtataaattat GTACAGAATATGGGGTGTTGAAACACAAATATACACGAGCACAAATTTCTCCGTGTAAAGAAAAATTTCTAGAGCTAGATGAAgccatgaaaaaaattaaagacagGGAAATAACATTAAGAGAAGCCGCAGGACACGGAATAGCTGGTCATCAAGGACTTAATCGATGCAACTGCAAAACTGGTTGTGGTACTAAAAAATGTGCTTGCAATGCAGCGGAAATGTTGTGCAGTTCAAAATGTCATGGAAACCAAAATTGTCACAATAAATcattagtataa
- the LOC113560018 gene encoding piggyBac transposable element-derived protein 4-like, giving the protein TNYYAEEIFLSENITDKSIITKWKILTVAEFKVFLGLLYHMGTIRTNILQDYWKKGYLFDLPCFNFRMSRDRWMLILRCLHFAKNPAQNYEPQPRNRLYKINPLLDIFHENIDRIQYPTRILAIDESMVLWRGRLVFRQFIHGKRHKYGIKMYVLTDSLGFVLKCIIYSGSNDTKVGGKGHVTNVVKKLLEGKLGVGHSIYMDNYYNSVELAQYLLNNNKYCTGTLRANRKNNPQEVIKKKLNKGEMIQRFTQEGTCIMKWRDRRDVLVISTEYDGTLVEEINKKGNQITKPKAILQYNKPMGGIDHSDQMLSYYSCEHKTMRCLLNISDGLSVYIKDSIIVNDVITGTDVHEVSPPTLPFRL; this is encoded by the exons actaattattatgctgaagaaatatttttaagtgaaaatataactgataaatctataattaccAAATGGAAAATCTTAACTGTAGctgaatttaaagtatttttgggTCTTCTTTATCATATGGGAACTATTCGTACGAATATACTACAAGATTATTGGAAGAAGGGATATCTTTTTGACCTGCCATGTTTTAACTTTCGTATGAGTAGAGATAGATGGATGTTAATTTTACGTTGTTTACATTTTGCGAAAAATCCAGCACAAAATTATGAGCCCCAACCTCGGAAtcgtttgtataaaattaacccTCTTCTAGatatatttcatgaaaatatcGATCGAATTCAATATCCAACAAGAATTCTTGCTATAGACGAGTCTATGGTCTTGTGGAGAGGCCGTTTGGTTTTTCGTCAATTTATTCACGGAAAAAGACATAAATatggaattaaaatgtatgttttgacAGACTCATTgggatttgttttaaaatgtataatttattctggTTCAAATGATACTAAAGTTGGTGGTAAAGGCCATGTAACTAATGttgtgaaaaaattattagaaggCAAATTAGGAGTTGGTCATAGCATATATAtggataactattataatagtgtggAGCTAGCTCAATatcttttaaacaataataaatattgtactggTACGTTGCGTGCAAATAGGAAGAATAATCCTCaagaagtaattaaaaaaaaattaaacaaaggaGAAATGATTCAAAGGTTTACTCAAGAAGGTACTTGTATAATGAAGTGGAGAGACAGAAGAGACGTACTTGTAATATCAACAGAATATGACGGAACTTTGGTggaagaaattaataaaaagggAAACCAAATTACAAAACCAAAAGCTATACTTCAATACAACAAGCCTATGGGGGGCATAGATCATTCAGATCAAATGTTATCATATTACTCATGTGAACATAAAACTATGAGATg cttattaaatatatctgatGGATTAAGTGTTTACATTAAAGACTCAATTATAGTAAATGATGTAATAACTGGGACG GACGTGCATGAAGTTAGCCCCCCTACATTGCCATTTAGACTTTAA